In Hylaeus volcanicus isolate JK05 unplaced genomic scaffold, UHH_iyHylVolc1.0_haploid 12237, whole genome shotgun sequence, the genomic stretch GTGATCTTTTTATGGAGCCTCACAACTACactagaataaataaaaatacctttTCTTCCCTTCGTAAACCTCaacaataaattgtttgtttttagaaaatgaattcacaatgttttattcaatttcacctcaaacaaaattctactCGACAATACTATACATTAGgtttttttgtaattgtttttttattttttattaaataaaagaaaaaaaattacagtttgGGCCTTACTAGAAAAACTCTATTGtcattatttctttctacAAGGGTgataggagaaaaataatcaGAAAGTATTATCCTTAGTTAAATGTCTTCTTACATGAACTGACTCTACATTAAAAGTCTCAAATTCTTAAAACAGACCCGCACAACATTTTCTcacgttataaaaaaaatccctTAGTGGTTTTGGTGTAAAACAAAACTGTGACGCGTACGTATACGTAGGCGAAAAGTGTTAAGGTTTGGGATCCGTAGAAAAACAATATCTATTCAATATGTTACTAACATATtgaggaaaagaagaaatcctATGGTATCGAATCCATCTCTTTTAGTAGCCGTTGACCCTAATGAAGAAGACTTGACTCTACCTTAactaagttttttttttaacaatttactatattctttttctctgttcCTCTGCTTTTTAAATCTAGGTTGACACTTGCTAGAGTGTTTTGCTCGTTAGTGTCAATCTCTCACATCAGGAAGGAATGAGTTGGGTATCCTAAGCCACAGCGGTGACTGACGCATGCTGGGATTGATTAAACCATTTTATGGTAAGAACATTAGGTAAGGTCAACACGCTACCAACCCATGCACTATTTCGTTTGCGTAGAACAAGCTAACTagtttgattttcttttttggtgTACTGCTAATTTGCAAGGgcaaaatataatgaaaattttataaagcaatataaaaattaaacaaattagcTTGGAATTAGAAATAACACActacattttgaaattgtttattatttaaactcatttaaaaaatctatatGTGTTTAACTCTGATAATGTattaacaagaataaaataatctgtttgtttcattcaatttttttcttctcctgACGATCACTTGTAAACTAACAGAATATTAGCATGGAGACTAAGGAAAACGAttgaaaagttgtttaaaGAAAGCTACTttgtaaaattcaacatttgaaaactctaaaaaaaaagagttttcAATGTAGCGATCGGAAAGGCAGTATGTAACAAAGTGAAACGTATATTGCAAGACGCGATGTTTCAATGAACCTTCCCTGTGAGTAGAAAGAAGCACAAGAATAGcaaaaaacaagaattttctacagaaaGATCAAGGGAGTCGCTATTCAAAGTTTAAAGAACCATGGTGAACGTTCTGTAACATGTTGTATATTTTGATGTGTCGAGTTTTCTCAAAACGTTAATTTTAGGTAACACGAATTGTAGTtcctctttttaaataatatcccTCCACCATCGACTTAAACGAAACACGACAGAGTCCGATTGAGTTAAGGCATTTCCAATTTCAGATACACTCGCTTTTGATGATAGTATATTTTCGCGTTGATTTCGTAAGCTGGTCATTATGGAAGCACCTACAGAACGAAAGtgttatgaataataaaatgaaagactTTGTCCAAAATACCCTGTTGTTCACAATTTTTAGCATCAAATAAAGCAGCCTTCAAAGCCAGGTTGGAACCACAAAAGTTTTGGAAGGCTACGTCGTCATCTTTggctgaaattttctttcgaatttcGCAATTCTGTGCatagtgtaataaatattttttttgaaggTCTTCAAAATGTCtcctaatttaaaaaaaattaaaaaacggaTTTGGAGTCCGTACTACCATATCTTTTGGCAACGCTCTTTTAGCTGTTCAGTTTCTTCTGTTTCTTGCAGATGACTCATACAAATGTGAAGACTATCTGTGTAATCTACACAAATGGCCACAGGAAAACAGAAATGATTCGAGTATGTATTAACAgtaacaaacattttaaactGTGAAAATCACGTGTTACATTAGAGGGATACTCTTGTAGAATGtcatcatttttcaaatcattttcaaatttgtcacATAAATCTTGATACGCATCAATATAatctttaatcatttttttaaagatttgaAACCTTCTTTCCGAATGTCCATGCACATACCAGGAACAGGGTGGACCGTCAaaaacttttgctataaaattgaaaaaataattttacacaaCTTCTATTTCGCGTCTCAAACCATATAGTCAGAAAACAACCAaacacatgaaaaaaaaattattagctttttaattcaattatgttATGtccataattttaataattaaatgtgtaaCAAACCCTTgaggtaattaaaaatgtacactattttttttttggattcCCTGTCAAGTGACAAACACTGTGTTTTCAtccttgtttaaaaaaaaaaaaaccaagcTTTGTTCCTTAGTGACCAGGATGTCAATTATTCTTACTGTTTAAtgtgtgtttcttttttaaacatataaaataaactagtGATTACGACTTAATAAAGATATTAGTTCTATTCATGGCTGTgaaaaactttatttcttattgtattcattaaagtacatttgtttaatttttttaaggtaGAACGTTATgcatagatattttttttttttttaatgatttatttaataccatttaattaaaagcggTAACGAAATTGCttctttgataaataaaaccaTTGCATCTATTGTTACTCTATACATACTACGAAATTGTTACTGTTTTTTcctcaataatatattttttttcttatcatttaaaaatgtctacGGGCGTTTTGGACTCTGAGTTGTGCTCGAAGcctgtttttttcttaatttttcttgtaattgaCTGACaatatttgaagaattcaTATTATGCTGAGCGTCCTCTGGAATCATAGGAATAATATCGGAGACTTTAGGGGGAACAACAACCGGTGGTGAAATCATGTGAATTTGTTCAGGAGCAACTTCTCCAGCAGCTCTTAATTCTGCTTCTTGAGCAGCTATTGCTGCTTTTTGACTCAGAGCAGTCTTATGACTTTCTTCCATAATTTGAGCCATTTTAGGCGATAATTTCCCACGAATAATGGGAATCGGTGGTCCttgataacgaataaaaggttCCGCTTCTCTGTCTCCTATGTAGGCATCATCAACAGGATACACCCATGGTACCGGTATGGGGTGGGATGGAGAATCGATAGCGATTTCAGGCATACCCTTGCCACGAGCCGTCACAAACGCTATGTAACGCACAAAGAAAACCGCTGCAAGGAATTGTAGTGTTgttgttaacattttcaatCGGTCAGAACGAATTTGggattttttataaaatcgttAAACAATATTCTAGTAGTAAGCTAAAGAATGCGTAACTGAAAGAAAAGTGTTCGTACAACTAAAACTGTTAAAGCATGCGTGGAGTGAATTACCTTTTAATTCACAATGACCACAAGTCTTTCTATAGACAATTGTCGCCAAACAAAAAAAGTTGCTCCACACTCCTTAGAAATATCAACAAACTCATTATTCTTACACTGGATGCCGGCCACATTTTCCTCTTCTATTTGTTGTAAGATATCATATAGagtaccaaaaaaaaattgttttttttaataaaacactttTTATTAACCCCACGATATTGTCAAGCATATATCAAACCATGTCacatatttgatgttttaagAAACCCTTAAGGATATAATTTCTCCTTTATTGCTTACAATTAACGcgttattctatttttttttggaattttaaaaaaaattaagcagTCCACAAATGACCGAAACACATTGTTTTAATAGTAACaaacccatttttttttaatattaaaataagagTCATCTTAGTGAGTTctcgttattttaaaattagaaaaacgAGTAAAGCGGTCGCGTCACAAACTAACAAATTCAGAGTGTGTTTCAGTGTCTTGTCACAATTCAATAACATCGCTTAAACTACAGTTCGACTTGACATgatagttttgttttcatttttctgcaACTGACCGATCAAAAGATTCAACGTAAAAACACCAtatagatttttttctttcaattctttaaCGAATAGCAACAATTGCGACATTAacttaaaaaaagtttgagcatgactcgaaaaatatttttaaaaaatcatgaaacatttttttttaaaaaaaatcattgtttGTATAAAACCAAATTTCAGCAACCGCATGATTTGATcaggaaaaaaaacaatgaatggCATACCATTAACAGCGCAATgctctaatttttttattctttcgtaGCTCATATAAAAGTGAAGAATTGCACCAACGAAAAAACGTCAAAAATTAAGAgagtatttttgtaaaaaacaCAAGAACAAGGCCATCTCACTCTCCAAGCAAAACGTCAAAAGCTTTTCCAAATTGTGTATTTTGCTAATATCAATGGTAATTTGAagcgttcatttttttttaccatcaAATGTTTGTTAAAGTTTGTTTGTCGGATTGAAATTATGGGAAGCGTAATATTCgcctaaaattttattttttacttaaattaagCCATATTCTACTCCACTTCGTTGTGACCAGTGTCAGCTTAGtgtgattgaaaaaaaatggttatttgttttttcaaagTATGCATGACGTACAATTTCATGTAGAGGTTCTGGCTgcattttaaacgaaagaagTGCACAATTTTTTAccaggaataaaaaaaatggaattattaacgatttcTAGAATTGAGCAAAAGAAACAATGAGCAATGATTGATTGAGGATGTGCTAGTgcaatttgtcagtttaaattgttttttttttttcgacccaaaaaaatatcttattttttgtaggtaaaaaacaaaaaaaattgattttttttactaattgtCTTTAACACAAATAGTAAAATTTCGAATAGTTTTTCCTATGCAAATtgataagaattaaaaaaatcgaattggAACACATGTCTGTTTTTGCACCGTTTTATCAGgatcatttttgtatataccAGTTAAAAATGAggcaatttgaaaaagaaaaaaaaattcgtcgcATTGAAGAATTCATGTCCATTTTATAAGGTACATTTAGAATACAGGTATGTATATCTACACATTGATgtgatgaatttattttcaaacctGCTTTGTTTCTCATAGTTTAATGACAAGGGAGCAATCCTCTTTAGTATCTAGTGTTGTACCGACGGGGTCTTGTATTGATGTCACATCGTCTCGTGTGGAGTCAACATGTCTTTGTCCCTATGATTTGTATAAAGATAAAAGCGTACATGTTAAAGGAGATATAAGAAATGTACTGGAATTACGTCCTTATTGTCCGTATGATGCATCGGCTGGGCAAACGAATATTTTGCTGGAAGAAGATTATGTCGGTATTTTAGAAGCCATTATCCGAAGggatttttttccaaatttagaAGTGTAGGTAGTCAAAAAATgtagattgaattaattatgaaGAGAAAATCCAATTTACAAAACCCGTGCAACAAtaacgtatttttaaaaagttttttttttttttttacaaggcTCTGTGCAGAAGAGCGAATTGaagaaagtaaagtaaaagGGGATCCTCCGAGTCATCTTGAGGAACTTCGGCATGCTTTTCAAGAAGAATACCAAAAACGTGCTCAACAACCTTCAAATGGTGTTATATGGCCTCTCATGTTATcgaatggaaaagaaattaccgttgatatttccaaattaagTCTTACAGAATTTCAACATTTGTTCACAAGTGAAGATAATGCTTCTTTTACAAAGCTTATacttaaagaaaagaaaaaactggCAAAACAACAACAATGGATTGAAAATACAGCCGCTGATCACAATCATACTAACCTTCAGCTCAGgtacaaataaagaaagacATTTAAAGCATAATACCAACAATTTATCATACGCTTTAGTGATGCAATTAAACGTGGTGAACGACCTGCACAGCTTTTGTATAATCATGTGAGTggacgaaataattttatgttaccGAACAATTCAGAATCTGCTGGTGTGATGGGTGTATTTCACGGAAAAAACGCTGGGGAATTCTTAGCTTTAgcttttccaaaaaaaaaaaagaatcaagtTTGTTGCGAAAAAATTATGGCGGAAAATACACGACTTGATGACCAAGATACCTTTCTTAACCAAATGTATGAAAAACAAGTGCTGAAGCAAGGCAAAACAGAACAAAAAAAGTCAGAGGATGCTTTATTTGATGAGATGGTAGAGAAAGGTATTTACTCTGCTAATGCAATAGTGGATTTACATCTTTTGGCTGCTCTTAATCTTCATAAAAAACGTTCAAACCGAATATCTATTGATGAACTACGCCGAttagaaacaatgaaaaatagttttaaaacACCCGTTCATAATGGATACCAATTTTTACACACTCCATTACAAAAAAGAACAGTCGCAACAGTGAGAACACCATTAGCTGCTTGCGATGAACCTAAGTTTATTGTTCAAGATTTATCTTCAAAAGAGCGTGTAGCTCATAAATTATGTGATGAAGCAGCGCGACGTTCtgtacaagaaaaaataaaaaataaatctaaaagtATACGAGAAGTTTTACGAGCTACGGGTACACcgttaattaaagaaaaagcgTCTCATACTCTTTTTCATAACAAATCGCGTTCCAATCTTTCCTCAATTCTCTCGAATCGTTTCACACCTAGAAGTCCTAATTTGAAATCTTTAACATACtcatagtttatttttttaaatgtggGGTCTTTAAAAATCTCAcgtcatttattaaaaaaatacatttttaaaattaaaaaaaaaaaaaaaaaacctgcACGCATGTTcggtagtagtagtagtatgACTACTTGTTAAGTATGCCgtattgcttttatttttatggtttAAAAGAGATTTATCAATTGGCTTCAAATTGAGTTGACTACAAACTCTTATTATAACAAGAGACATGCAGATGCCCGCATGCTATGttgtcttttaaattaaaaaaaatctattctttcattaaaacataaaaaaaaaatgctatcGGTTAATAACGATAGAAAAAACGTTGACGATGAAGTTCAATATTCtaagaaacaattgaaaaagcttgaaaaaaaagctaaaaagaaaacttatgaaaatcaagaaaaagtaaaatttaaaaaaaatgttgatggctcccttttaaatattctttcttttactCTTAGACAAAAAGTAGTACATTACCAGAAAAAGAGTCTTTGGATAAATCGCATTATGGATCTGTCTGTTTATTAACGACGATAATTGAGCCTCGTGACTTTACTCACATTCATGAATTAAATGAGACTACCGTACACAAAATGGTTTGGATTCGCTGTAGAATTAGTGAATCGCGGTGTAAAGGTAAAGAGTTTTCCTTCAAACATTTGTTAATTTAGTAAACATAAATATCTGACTCTTAATGAATTTCCCTTGACGTTTTAAGGTTCCATAGGTTTTCTTGTACtaagggaaaataaatatacggtTCAGGGAATTTTAGATGCTAAAGTTTTAGGAAATGACCGAGACATCATTAAATGGACAAGCgggtatttttcttttttttttttttcacttttttttgaaTAACCGTTGTTCTTGTCGTTACTCAATAAAGTTTACCTCTTGAATCAGTTGTTGATATTTATGGAGAAATCATACTTCCCCACATTCCTATTCTTTCAACGTCTCAAAGAGGTATATTATTGGACAAAAAAAACACATTGAcagtgaaaaattattttttgaaatgattCTAGTTGAAGtacacattaaaaaaatttattgtattagtaAAGCAATTCCAGGTAGTCTTTatcaattcaatttaaattgaaagctaaaaaattatgtatttgttATAGAGCTTCCATTTGTGTTAAGAGATGCTAATCGAAAGGAACAAGACAATCAATTCCCCGTGAGtcaatgaaagtaaaaaataaaaacacatgTTCACTGTATTTATCTATATTATAGGATCAAATTTCAGTTAAACTGGATACCCGGTTAGATAACCGTGTTTTAGATTTACGAGTAAGCATGTgtgatttgaattttaaacagCTTTTTGGGTTTATTACAGACAACCGCGAATTTCCATATCTTTAATTTACAATCTCACGTTAGTCGTCAATTCCGAGAATTTTTGTATCAGTAAGAAAAAATTTCCTTCTCACGTTGCAATtgtgcttttcttttttttttaaagagagaATTTCATGGAAATTCATACTCCTAAACTTATTGAAGGTGCTGCAGAAGGAGGATCCTCAGTGTTTACGTTTTCTTACTTTGGAagtaatttggaaaaaaaagcttaataaaaaaaaattaaatttcattttaatttttttatcatgaTTTAGATAAAGCTTGTTTAGCACAATCACCTCAGCTTCATAAGCAAATGGCCATTTGTGCAGATTTCCCTCGTGTTTTTGAAATTGGTACAAAGTCTTgggttattttatttttgatacacCTTTGCTTCTATAGGTCCTGTCTTTCGATcggaaaattcaaatacacaTCGTCATTTGTGCGAGTTCACTGGAATGGATCTTGAAATGGTCATACAAAACAGTTATTTAGAGCTTGTTGATATGCTAGATAGACtcttaaaaaacattttctcatCTTTGGTATCTACTTGTTCCGAGGTCATAACAcagttttgtttcaaaaaagCTGCAAACGATTTCTGTATTGTCCTTGTTTGAAAACTTTAATCTTAGggtataaaagaaatacacaCACGATTTCCGGCAACTCCATTTCAATGGATAGAAAATACTCCAAAATTAAGCTATATTCAAGTAGGCTATTATTTCTGTTGAGCCACTTTTTcgtttcatattataataggGCATTGGTATGCTTCGTGAAGCTGGTTTCACCGACATTCCTGAAGATGTATCGACATATGATTTATCAACACCtatggaaaaagaattagGCCGactaataaaagaaaaatataacactgacttttattttttacttaaatacCCTCTCAAAGTTCGACCATTCTATACAATGCCATCCTCAGAAGATTCCGTAAGGTTTTACGAAAAGTCATATAATgtctttatttcgttttggATATATCGTAGAAATTCTCCAACTCATTTGATGTCTTTATGCGCGGGGAAGAAATCGTTAGTGGAGCTCAACGTATTCATGATATTGGTATAGTCTTTTGGTCCCTCTCTTTTTTGTGTGCttaaaactatttatatttgtttcatgTTCATTTCCTCTTATAAGATATATTAATGAGTCGCTTAAAGGAAGCCAATATTCCTCCTGATACGGTTCAGTCTTATTTAAATGCTTTCAAATTAGGAGTATTTCCTCATGGAGGGTGCGGAATCGGTTTAGAACGTGTTGTTATGTTGTTTCTCGGtacaataactttttttactttaatctttctagttatttaaaaagaagattGAGTCACATTCTCTATATGCATCTGTTTAGGTCTTGATAATATTCGTCGAACGTCAATGTTTCCCCGGGATCCTAAGAGAATTCAGCCGTAAttagttctttaaataattaaccgattaaaataaaatcaaaaaaaaaattttgaatcaaTTCTATTATgataacattaaatatacatcGCTTTATTCGTTGACAGCGctacagaattttttttaaacaattcaacAATGCAGAAAACATGTACCAAAACACATCTGCAATTTGTCGatcagaaaaaataaattttagataaaaacCTTTACAGACGttttatcaagaaaaatattgcgttttcttttttgttctaaACTTAATCATTAAAGCGgttatcatttattatgaaacaGTTTTGATACTTTGTACTCTACACTAGTTTTATCATATAACGTAGCTCATGTGAACGGTATGTATTCAACAAAATCAATGTACAACTAATGGGATACGCTAAATGAAAAGTTGTATtctgattaaaaaatgaaagccATCAATTGATTAGGAAACAACAAATAAATGGATTTTCATAACTATTAAAAAACACCAagtcatacaattttttttttaaaggtcatttaatttttttttctctttgcttGAAAACAGATTAATTGACActtgttaaaagaaattacattaaGTTTTTgctttatgaaaattttattaaatacataataaaacatttaatgttgacgtttcaattctttttttttaaatcataatttaaaaaaatagatactcGTTTTTAGGAATCCTTATTGGCGTCTAAATTAAAGTTAATCAACATTGCACAAATTACTGTCAAGGTTCAACTTAAAATTATCCCAATCAATCAAAATTTATCGTTAGTTTCTGAGAAAAGAGGGGAATGGAAACAAAAGCTGTACAAaactacaatattttttggtaCCTTTTGAAAGAACCGCGGGCACGTACATTACGTGCAAAAGTGGCAACTCCTCTGCCTCTGTTACCAGCTGGTCTACCTTGTGTAAAAGACAAGCGACgttttttgttaatggctTGATTTGCtaaataagatatttaaaaattgtttctcatGAATTTTGTGGCAAAAAACAATACCTTTCGCTTGTTGCTCTTCTGCGGCCGATTTGGGTAAAAAACGTGATAAAGGTAAAAGTTGATTGCCATCAATAAAAAGCGTCGAATCCGTTTTAAAAGCTGTGGCTTTCATATTTGGGCTCATTTTCACAGAAAACATCTATTCGATAAggtagaaaaatgtttttatgaaACAAGTACCAACAACAAAAACATACACACTTGGTAATAGGAccgaaaatttcatcgatttttccaatttcttccttgttttgtaaaaaaattcgcCCGTTAAAATAAGGAACTTTGTCGGTCAGCAAACAAGTACAAACTAATTCTTCTTCACAAACATGCATAACCTGtccaatttctaaaaaaaataaataatacaaataacaaaatatcacAATGAATTGACACCATAACAAGAATTTACCTAAAATTGATTCGGGAACACCAGAAGAAAAGGTTGAGCCGCCTCGTCCACGCCTTGCCCCTCTAAAATTCCCTCCGGAATTCGCACCTCGTCGAAATGATGTACCTCGTTTTGAGAATCCTCCACGCGATAAGCTACCTCGAGCACTCGAACCACCACGTTGATCCATGGTGTTATAACACTTGTACTTACCAAGAAACTTTTTAGCAAGTTCATGTGAATTGGGACCAGGTTTTTATATGGTGCGGTACCgtaaaactttttattttctcattgcTCGTATCGAAAAGCTCATTTTTTTTGTCCATGGAATGAAATTCTAAGAGTTCTGTCTGTCACGCCGCACTTTCAAAACACAAGAAAAAAAGGCTACCTTTATGGTAGCAcgcaacaacaaaattatgttgaacagaaaaaattttgtaacatttattacataaaatgatttaaaagatACCAATCAAATTCAAAAccatttcgttttaaaattaattacatataaaaaaaatacaaagacaCCTAATGAAATACAGCTTATGATCTTTATAACAAAAGCTGTACAAACGATTCAGGCGTGCTACTCTAGTACATGAGTACGAACACATCCATCAGAGGCTCCAGATAAAACACTTTTCTGGTCTACACAAATCATGTTTCCGCTTTAAACTAATACAAGATAATAAGAGAAACATACCAATCCATTCAACACATAATAATTTGACGTCCGAATAACAAGTCTGATATAAAAAACACGTGTTGTTGTAAAAACAATTCACAGAACACTTTACCGTTTGACGAGCAAACAAATTATAACgtaaatcgattatttttaaagatccATCATGGGAAACTGAAGCGAGAGTATTCAAGTCATAAGGGCTCCAACGTATTTGAGGTATTGTtcttttgtacaaataaaaaaacgaacaTATGTAAGtatcaaattcatttcaaaacaGTACCTTCGGTGAAGAGCATAGAGAGACATTAAACGAAGTTGATTTGCACTCGATTTGTCAGAATATTCAGAAACGGGTAACGTCACTCGTGTGTCCCAGATACGCACTTTGCCATCGTCATGTGCGGTAGCAAAAATTGTCGAGTCTTTATTGGCAGAAACAGATGTAGCGCTACACGCTACAGGCCATGAAAAGATGGAAGCTAAACACAAAGTATCCCAACAACGGATGGTATGATCTGTTGAAGCTGAGAGTAAGTTCGCTCCCGATACCGCATTGGAAAGATAGCAGAGGTCCTgctcaaaatataaaatattttgttttatgttttagGTGATTTACATGAATCGATGCGACGTGGCCAGTGAGAATTCCGTAAAGATAGTTCTCGTCATCATTGGTCTCTCTACtacgttttttgttttttcttatgACATTCTCTTCTGT encodes the following:
- the LOC128883641 gene encoding uncharacterized protein LOC128883641, translating into MIKDYIDAYQDLCDKFENDLKNDDILQEYPSNVTRDFHSLKYYTDSLHICMSHLQETEETEQLKERCQKIWRHFEDLQKKYLLHYAQNCEIRKKISAKDDDVAFQNFCGSNLALKAALFDAKNCEQQGASIMTSLRNQRENILSSKASVSEIGNALTQSDSVVFRLSRWWRDII
- the LOC128883629 gene encoding uncharacterized protein LOC128883629 isoform X1, coding for MLSVNNDRKNVDDEVQYSKKQLKKLEKKAKKKTYENQEKTKSSTLPEKESLDKSHYGSVCLLTTIIEPRDFTHIHELNETTVHKMVWIRCRISESRCKGSIGFLVLRENKYTVQGILDAKVLGNDRDIIKWTSGLPLESVVDIYGEIILPHIPILSTSQRVEVHIKKIYCISKAIPELPFVLRDANRKEQDNQFPDQISVKLDTRLDNRVLDLRTTANFHIFNLQSHVSRQFREFLYQENFMEIHTPKLIEGAAEGGSSVFTFSYFGNKACLAQSPQLHKQMAICADFPRVFEIGPVFRSENSNTHRHLCEFTGMDLEMVIQNSYLELVDMLDRLLKNIFSSLVSTCSEGIKEIHTRFPATPFQWIENTPKLSYIQGIGMLREAGFTDIPEDVSTYDLSTPMEKELGRLIKEKYNTDFYFLLKYPLKVRPFYTMPSSEDSKFSNSFDVFMRGEEIVSGAQRIHDIDILMSRLKEANIPPDTVQSYLNAFKLGVFPHGGCGIGLERVVMLFLGLDNIRRTSMFPRDPKRIQP
- the LOC128883629 gene encoding uncharacterized protein LOC128883629 isoform X2: MTETSLNGQAVVDIYGEIILPHIPILSTSQRVEVHIKKIYCISKAIPELPFVLRDANRKEQDNQFPDQISVKLDTRLDNRVLDLRTTANFHIFNLQSHVSRQFREFLYQENFMEIHTPKLIEGAAEGGSSVFTFSYFGNKACLAQSPQLHKQMAICADFPRVFEIGPVFRSENSNTHRHLCEFTGMDLEMVIQNSYLELVDMLDRLLKNIFSSLVSTCSEGIKEIHTRFPATPFQWIENTPKLSYIQGIGMLREAGFTDIPEDVSTYDLSTPMEKELGRLIKEKYNTDFYFLLKYPLKVRPFYTMPSSEDSKFSNSFDVFMRGEEIVSGAQRIHDIDILMSRLKEANIPPDTVQSYLNAFKLGVFPHGGCGIGLERVVMLFLGLDNIRRTSMFPRDPKRIQP